The Tubulanus polymorphus chromosome 6, tnTubPoly1.2, whole genome shotgun sequence genome includes a region encoding these proteins:
- the LOC141906893 gene encoding interferon alpha-inducible protein 27-like protein 2A yields the protein MEYILGGVVAVVAAPFVLPAIGFTAAGITAGSAAASMMSAAAVANGGAVAAGSTVAVLQSAGAAGLGLAANAVAGVTGASAVKAAELALDIVNGD from the exons ATGGAATATATCCTTGGCGGTGTCGTAGCTGTGGTCGCAGCTCCTTTTGTTCTACCAGCGATTGGTTTTACAGCTGCTGGAATCACTGCTGGGTCCGCCGCTGCATCGATGATGTCAGCAGCTGCAGTGGCTAACGGTGGTGCAGTAGCTGCGGGAAGTACGGTAGCCGTTCTTCAGTCGGCTGGTGCAGCAG GTCTTGGTTTAGCGGCTAATGCGGTGGCTGGTGTTACCGGTGCATCGGCTGTTAAAGCTGCAGAGCTTGCTCTGGATATCGTGAATGGTGATTAG